One segment of Toxoplasma gondii ME49 chromosome VI, whole genome shotgun sequence DNA contains the following:
- a CDS encoding hypothetical protein (encoded by transcript TGME49_239410) → MRATRKGRGAREDPSRHLGNSPSSPSLVSPTAANEDGSGKACSGAKKKVAPAAPAASAAPAASAGAVPKGRRGSAEEAGSPGGPRDGDSKCESKGGGAKSGAKRSSSMSAREEAVGSASSSRRSASGERRGGARKGAKTEEKRPEKKKEEVRSQPTGGKGEKGAQREEENRGDDKAAKDRKKKKGPNETGSRKRASSTSDVSAMKSEEDAHRTTSEDESSPKKARPGRGSVATPASQRTESKRSRGREEPAETASRPASSNVAWGAAGSSRGTPVGVEEEREEAETCPLCLEDMDETDRGLFPCECGYQLCLWCLHHIRERLGNKCPACRREYDEKKFKFNEERVSEGKRLAARQRGRDKQASHQAQNLPLLPSSFSSLPPHASHSAATQASRTGASGSSSTSAWASPGHASLASPSTSSQASHAAATGSGTGGAGASGAKAASSNAERPGVGSPAAAAALKDVRVIQRSLVYVIGIPSSIAKKEILKRTEFFGQYGKVLHIVINKAQGYNSAWGGPSYAVYVTYSTVPEAIAAIQSIDGAVYEGRTLKASFGTTKYCSYFLKGIKCQNPDCFYLHYLGSDKDSFTKEAMISAKHQFLDLTLPTEETKKGSGASGSGPLASRSASPPAFGFPSVSPTDAAVGDRGAVKPFGLLSPGSGPDEKKHVFGDKASKESPRSGEGLFPAEGSGAQPEGTPPSSCKRRLSVRGEKAGNARSGSVTGAGPESEAAAEAATTLAKGRAQGAILGDPKARKETPVAPAARAAEKTGTSWASVAAGVLKLSSFAAKAGAAPANASGPTAPAKGRSSAAAAPGEARPEDEEKKAEKADGAPKRPAGGGGKKEEKAAKEEAESRKTLQAPEKKDETPAPEKGQEAREKTEPEEADARKKPNGEDSKKGLLSPPGKAPTGDESADARPDVKATRAHDRGRRRSTQSVSEAPGGDAGPEEENSNATPEVTAAADGARDVGRRASTGTAASGRQEEKSQWGEGPFLGASFSDADAQAPGGAGAGEAGPLLRSGEVPKREGAARGKGAREGASGCAGPGQVASVFQASSHFPSLAVASYSGTRPPATASGIPTPPPLHASHASGSLPLPPYHHGLSEGSFPGRSGNMALPSRAAGPLGPGARPPSGPSRGPQSGTHASGSVANSACTSPAIHNCFPSSPYQVFNYGGPLPPSAALPSSFSVGSGAGPGGAASGTSSFSAFSPGIVGARPLAHMSSFVSAVAAQQPPLLPLPPSAYPQGAGRDLGSSWSPVLFFSSLTNKGASPETEAAPSASNAAHAGTCGAGASSAAPAGGGAGTETAGAQPADTGPGEGRGGASLSGDGALDFGAGKGSTAGDRGEMESGKTATGVKAAVGAASLPFTAFPPLSFAASSGMDSKAATKARGDTTAAGPASAGACASGEPSDHREKAAAEQGGEGEAARREREDEEEFFDVPGLDDILGQMMPGVASGDSLSAGEASQAEASFFRPFSSFALRGDANPSHSRMAKSGDSDRKREDRGSDGAPFATARSQSPVPRSSLCSLLQEHRDEARRNSQLNAFFPAAFSSSVFPAGAKDQLPTCANLGDHTHGRQGSLAGRVPREGPTDPARFDSFLGLYGRGDAGRDARREDASDRDGGFTSSSPFFASLLAKRANGAAFEEQGEKALFAPALRAAGSGDPDPSAVRDSKPAGFGDLANLSLGERRAAPFAEPLKGRDLSSGAKLSGAERERECAGLENQTVPEEGRPPILFPRGRKEEKALTATAFGEGESGARGADLRGPSASSSGSSGSLFSPDPSKNEGSVFRPFSASLVAGPRTGGSSFLSSLNRGETRGESLASSLSFLSRVSQRERYTYVPTATPFARGSYAPDGDSEMTFGPGVGVSPPLGDSGASVPLHGSHIGRERDTRGMGERLREDEGSAFAALGHHDPKRRAPQDDREADGRLPRPGQAPGASGGGYSGHQLLLHLQQQHAKILQARRSAAGLGQESLEAVGVSRPVERRREDEREEGARGLHKAQPSSFFPKLSEQWAGRGEGDGARAHATCLDRREETLPVLGERPQRGPTETSSDTRRATAGREGTGFVAQLGGEGSEANPRLVPGAGAASNPRAKANNVENNSALAFLLSLLPNANVSIVGPDGSSSSTFSARSRNSSLATSAVPSAPQRSPPFASLSSVEAREAHEGEKPSSGASSVASSGASVGLSAPGAGVLGADPGALGGSRRVSEGGVERTEMEGLKDEKERTKEESANASLPLSPSAFPPLSTSQACHKRASVGNLGSAASGVRMGAVATKAGESSTSGPVRASGDSAALRRPASGGGSYPSSLGAGKRPGLLPAGRSQASGAAEKPSVFSAFSSFSSGSSFSSSFSMPSAFSPFGAGPSPHTFGARDEASKGEKKGDKGREKALSATHSAEEEKEKGDKGAGERPGSRRSSGLGVPDREKKREKARGEERQEGEQRERESEGGDTAEGKKDAKEEEEKRRENSPGSHRKKKEDRRFSEGSKNGALAHTNRSGPKDGRQRARHR, encoded by the exons ATGCGAGCGACGCGCAAGGGGCGAGGCGCCCGAGAAGACCCGAGCCGCCACCTTGGCAACTCGCCCTCGTCTCCGAGTTTGGTCTCGCCGACTGCGGCGAACGAAGATGGATCTGGCAAGGCATGTTCGGGCGCCAAGAAGAAGGTTGCCCCGGCTGCCCCGGCTGCCTCGGCTGCCCCGGCTGCCTCGGCTGGCGCAGTCCCGAAGGGCCGGCGGGGCAGCGCCGAGGAGGCCGGATCCCCTGGAGGGCCTCGCGACGGGGACAGCAAGTGCGAGAGCAAGGGCGGGGGAGCGAAGAGTGGtgcaaagagaagcagcagcatgAGTGCTCGCGAAGAGGCCGTAgggtctgcttcttcgtcgcggaGATCTGCGAGCGGGGAGAGGCGCGGCGGCGCGAGGAAAGGCGCgaaaacggaggagaagagacccgagaagaagaaggaggaggtcCGGAGCCAGCCGACGGGCGGCAAGGGCGAGAAGGGTgcacagcgagaagaggagaaccgGGGGGACGACAAGGCCGCCAAGgaccggaagaagaagaaaggcccGAATGAGACGGGCAGCCGCAAGAGAGCCAGCTCCACCTCCGACGTCTCCGCGAtgaagagtgaagaagatgcCCATCGCACGACTTCTGAGGACGAAAGCTCGCCGAAGAAAGCGCGCCCGGGTCGTGGGAGTGTCGCGACACCTGCGAGTCAGCGAACGGAGTCGAAGCGATCTCGAGGAAGGGAGGAACCTGCAGAGACTGCCTCGCGACCTGCGAGCAGCAACGTCGCCTGGGGAGCCGCTGGCTCATCGCGGGGCACACCCGTCGGCgtagaagaagaacgcgaagaagcggaaactTGTCCACTCTGTTTAGAAGACATGGACGAAACAGATCGCGGCCTCTTCCCGTGTGAATGCGGCTACCAG CTGTGTCTCTGGTGTCTCCACCACATTCGGGAGAGACTGGGGAACAAGTGCCCCGCGTGTCGCCGGGAGTACGACGAGAAAAAGTTCAAATTCAATGAGGAGCGCGTCAGCGA aggaAAGCGGTTGGCGGCGCGTCAGCGAGGTCGCGATAAGCAGGCCTCACATCAGGCGCAGAACCTGCCTTTGTTgccgtcttcgttttcttctttgcctcctcACGCATCACACAGCGCTGCGACGCAGGCGAGTCGCACAGGCGCGTCGGGGAgctcttcgacttctgcaTGGGCGTCCCCAGGCCATGCCTCTCTggcgtcgccttcgacgTCGAGCCAAGCTTCTCACGCCGCGGCGACGGGCTCGGGGACTGGGGGCGCAGGCGCCTCCGGCGCCAAGGCCGCCTCCAGCAACGCTGAGCGCCCAGGCGTCGGAAGCCCCGCGGCCGCTGCGGCTCTGAAAGATGTGCGCGTCATTCAACGCAGTCTGGTCTATGTCATCGGCATTCCATCCAGTatcgcgaagaaagag ATTTTGAAACGCACAGAGTTCTTCGGACAGTACGGCAAGGTCCTCCACATCGTCATCAACAAAGCGCAAGGCTACAACAG CGCCTGGGGTGGACCTTCTTACGCCGTGTACGTGACGTACTCCACAGTCCCCGAAGCCATCGCGGCGATTCAGTCCATCGATGGGGCTGTCTACGAGGGGAGAACTCTCAAGGCGTCCTTTGGAACAACCAA gTATTGCTCGTATTTCCTCAAGGGGATAAAATGTCAAAATCCTGACTGCTTCTATCTCCACTACTTGGGCAGCGACAAAGACAG TTTCACGAAGGAAGCGATGATAAGCGCCAAGCACCAGTTTCTCGACTTAACGTTgccgacagaagaaacgaaaaagggaTCGGGGGCTTCTGGATCTgggcctctcgcctcgcgtTCAGCCTCGCCGCCGGCCTTCGGCTTCCCTTCCGTCTCGCCCACGGACGCGGCGGTCGGGGACCGGGGCGCCGTCAAGCCCTTtggccttctgtctcccggCTCGGGCcccgacgagaagaagcatgTTTTTGGAGACAAGGCGAGCAAG GAGAGCCCACGGTCTGGAGAGGGCCTTTTTCCGGCTGAAGGATCTGGGGCGCAGCCTGAGGGTACACCGCCTTCTTCGTGTAAACGGCGCCTCAGCGTGCGGGGCGAGAAAGCCGGAAACGCGCGGTCGGGCTCCGTCACGGGCGCGGGCCCAGAGTCCGAAGCGGCGGCCGAGGCGGCGACGACGCTTGCAAAGGGACGAGCGCAAGGCGCGATTCTGGGGGACCCGAAGGCCCGCAAAGAGACCCCGGTGGCCCCAGCGGCGCGCgccgcggagaagacggggacCAGCTGGGCGTCGGTCGCCGCTGGTGTGTTGAAGCTATCGTCTTTCGCAGCGAAGGCCGGCGCCGCGCCGGCGAATGCAAGTGGGCCAACTGCTCCCGCGAAGGGACGGAGttcggcggctgcggcgccgGGCGAGGCCCGAcccgaggacgaggagaagaaggcggagaaggccGATGGCGCACCGAAGCGGCCTGCCGGAGGCGGCggcaagaaggaggagaaagcagcCAAGGAAGAGGCTGAGAGTCGGAAGACCCTACAGgcgccggagaagaaggacgagaccCCGGCACCGGAGAAGGggcaggaggcgagagagaagacagagccCGAGGAAGCGGACGCGCGGAAGAAGCCCAACGGAGAGGACAGCAAGAAaggtctcttgtctcctccggGGAAGGCTCCGACCGGCGACGAGTCCGCGGACGCCCGCCCTGATGTGAAGGCGACGCGGGCGCACGACAGAGGGCGAAGGCGATCTACGCAGTCCGTCTCTGAGGCGCctggaggcgacgcagggccggaagaggagaactcGAACGCGACCCCAGAGGTGACAGCGGCCGCAGATGGCGCCCGAGACGTCGGTCGCCGCGCGTCGACTGGCACGGCAGCGAGCGGCaggcaggaggagaagagccaGTGGGGCGAGGGGCCTTTTCTcggcgcttctttctcggacGCCGACGCACAGGCCCCCGGGGGCGCCGGAGCGGGCGAGGCAGGGCCGCTGCTGCGGAGCGGCGAGGTGCCGAAACGCGAAGGCGCAGCGCGAGGCAAGGGAGCGCGCGAAGGCGCCAGTGGGTGTGCGGGTCCTGGACAGGTCGCCTCCGTCTTTCAGGCGTCTTCGCACTTCCCCTCGCTGGCTGTCGCCTCGTACTCCGGAACGCGACCCCCCGCCACGGCTTCGGGCATCCCTACCCCGCCgcctttgcatgcgtcgcatGCATCAGGGTCGCTCCCGTTGCCGCCGTACCACCACGGGCTTTCGGAAGGGTCCTTCCCGGGGCGTTCTGGCAACATGGCGCTGCCGTCGAGAGCGGCGGGTCCGCTGGGGCCTGGGGCGCGACCGCCTTCGGGCCCCAGCCGCGGGCCTCAGTCGGGGACCCACGCATCGGGGTCTGTGGCGAacagtgcatgcacgagTCCCGCGATCCACAActgcttcccttcttcgccgtaCCAGGTTTTCAACTACGGCGGGCCTTTGCCCCCTAGCGccgcgcttccttcctctttttccgtGGGCTCGGGCGCGGGGCCTGGCGGCGCGGCCTCGGGgacctcctccttctccgcgttctctccGGGGATTGTCGGGGCGCGACCCCTCGCCCACATGTCTTCCTTCGTGTCGGCGGTCGCGGCTCAGCAGCCTCCCCTGCTCCCGCTGCCGCCGTCGGCCTATCCTCAGGGCGCAGGGCGAGACCTGGGGTCCTCGTGGTCGCCAGTgctgttcttttcttctttgaccAACAAAGGCGCGAgcccggagacagaggccgcGCCGAGTGCCTCCAACGCCGCGCATGCCGGGACATGCGGGGCTGGCGCGTCGAGCGCCGCTCCCGCCGGTGGAGGCGCCgggacggagacagctggggCGCAGCCGGCAGACACGGGGCCTGGAGAAGGGCGTGGGGGCGCAAGCCTCTCCGGAGACGGGGCCTTGGACTTCGGCGCAGGAAAGGGCAGCACGGCGGGGGACCGAGGCGAGATGGAAAGTGGAAAGACTGCGACAGGGGTGAAGGCGGCTGTCGGCGCGGCTTCCTTGCCGTTCACGGCCTTTCCACCACTGTCGTTCGCCGCCTCGTCTGGAATGGACTCGAaggcggcgacgaaggcgcgaggagacactaCCGCTGCGGGCCCTGCCTCGGCTGGCGCCTGTGCGTCCGGCGAGCCATCGgaccacagagagaaggcggcagcaGAGCAGGGCGGAGAGGGCGAGGCggcgcgcagagagagagaagacgaagaggagttCTTTGACGTCCCCGGGCTCGACGACATCTTGGGGCAAATGATGCCGGGCGTCGCTTCAGGAGACAGTCTCAGCGCGGGGGAAGCGTCGCAGGCGGAGgcctctttcttccgacctttctcgtccttcgcGCTTCGGGGGGACGCAAACCCGTCTCACTCGCGAATGGCCAAGTCCGGGGATTCCGACCGCAAGCGCGAAGATCGCGGCTCAGATGGCGCGCCGTTCGCGACGGCCCGCTCGCAGTCCCCGgtgcctcgttcttctctctgttcccttcTCCAGGAGCACCGCGACGAAGCGCGGCGAAATAGCCAGTTGAACGCCTTCTTTCCGGctgcgttctcttcgtcggtCTTCCCTGCTGGGGCGAAGGACCAGCTGCCGACCTGTGCGAACCTTGGGGACCACACCCATGGGCGCCAGGGGTCGCTCGCGGGTCGCGTGCCCCGCGAAGGCCCCACAGACCCCGCGCGCTTCGACTCGTTTCTGGGGCTCTACGGGCGTGGAGATGCAGGGCGAGACGCCCGCCGCGAGGacgcgagcgacagagacggggGCTTCACATCTTCGTCGCCGTTCTTCGCGAGCCTGCTGGCGAAGAGGGCGAATGGAGCCGCGTTTGAGGAGCAGGGCGAGAAGGCCTTGTTCGCGCCGGCGCTGCGAGCCGCGGGGTCCGGAGACCCAGACCCGTCCGCGGTGCGCGACTCGAAGCCTGCGGGTTTCGGGGACTTGGCGAATCTTTCCCTCGGAGAACGGCGCGCCGCGCCCTTCGCGGAGCCTCTGAAAGGACGAGACCTGTCGAGCGGCGCCAAGCTTTCcggagcagagagggagagagaatgTGCAGGGCTCGAAAACCAGACAGTCCCGGAGGAAGGCAGACCTCCCATTCTTTTTCCACGAGGgcgaaaagaggagaaggcctTAACAGCGACCGCGTTTGGAGAGGGCGAGTCAGGCGCGCGGGGCGCTGACCTTAGAGGCCCCTCTGCTTCGAGCTCGGGCTCCTCGGgatctctcttttctccagatCCGAGCAAGAACGAAGGGTCTGTTTTCCGACCATTCAGCGCGTCCTTGGTCGCGGGGCCGCGCACCGGAGGCTCCtcgttcctgtcttctctgaacagaggcgagacgcgaggagagtCCCTGGcgtcctcgctttcttttctgtcgcgcgtctctcagCGCGAAAGGTACACCTACGTCCCGACTGCGACGCCGTTTGCGCGCGGGAGCTACGCGCCCGACGGGGACTCTGAGATGACGTTCGGACCCGGCGTTGGCGTGTCTCCACCGTTGGGGGACTCGGGGGCCTCGGTACCCCTGCATGGTTCGCATATTggccgagaaagagacacacgggGCATGGGTGAGAGGCTGAGGGAGGACGAGGGGAGCGCTTTCGCTGCGCTCGGCCACCACGACCCGAAACGCCGCGCACCCCAGGACGACCGAGAAGCCGACGGGCGCCTTCCGAGGCCGGGACAGGCCCCCGGTGCCTCAGGTGGAGGGTACAGCGGACACCAGCTGCTTTTGCACCTCCAGCAGCAGCACGCAAAGATTTTGCAGGCGCGGCGGTCGGCTGCTGGTCTGGGCCAGGAGTCTCTCGAGGCTGTTGGGGTCTCGAGGCCCGtcgagaggcggagagaggatgagcgagaagagggggCGCGGGGCCTGCACAAGGCGCAGCCGTCGTCGTTCTTCCCCAAGCTCAGCGAACAATGGGCGGGTCGCggggaaggcgacggcgcaAGGGCGCATGCAACGTGTTTGGACAGACGCGAGGAGACCCTTCCAGTGCTCGGAGAAAGGCCTCAGAGAGGCCCCACGGAGACAAGCTCGGACACGCGGCGGGCGACTGCGGGCCGAGAAGGGACAGGTTTTGTGGCGCAGTTGGGGGGCGAGGGTTCGGAGGCGAACCCACGGCTGGTGCCTGGCGCCGGGGCGGCGTCCAATCCGAGGGCGAAGGCAAACAACGTGGAGAACAACAGCgccctcgcctttctcctgtcgcttctgccgAACGCAAATGTGAGCATCGTGGGGCCAGAcggctcttcctcttccaccttctctGCGAGAAGTCGAAACAGCTCTCTCGCGACTTCCGCTGTCCCGTCGGCTCCCCAACGCAGCCCTCcgttcgcctcgctctcctcggtTGAAGCTCGAGAGGCccacgagggagagaaacctTCGAGTGGGGCCTCAAGCGTGGCTTCAAGCGGGGCTTCTGTCGGCCTTTCGGCGCCTGGGGCGGGAGTCCTTGGAGCGGACCCTGGGGCGTTGGGGGGGTCTCGTCGCGTTAGCGAAGGGGGTGTCGAGCGGACTGAGATGGAGGGTttgaaggacgagaaagagaggactAAGGAGGAAAGTGCGAATGCGTCCTTACCCCTGTCGCCCTCCGCCTTTCCGCCTTTGTCCACGAGCCAAGCCTGTCATAAACGAGCAAGTGTGGGGAATCTCGGAAGCGCAGCCAGTGGGGTGCGAATGGGGGCTGTGGCGACGAAGGCAGGAGAGTCGTCGACTTCGGGACCGGTGCGGGCCTCAGGAGACTCCGCTGCTTTGCGTAGACCTGCGTCAGGAGGTGGCTCGTACCCTTCCTCGCTCGGTGCGGGGAAGCGTCCTGGTCTGCTGCCAGCGGGGCGCAGCCAAGCGTCGGGCGCTGCGGAGAAGCCGtcggttttctctgcattctcctccttttcttcaggctcctccttctcttcgtccttctccatgccttccgccttctcgcccttCGGCGCCGGCCCCTCGCCCCACACCTTCGGTGCGCGGGACGAGGCTtcgaaaggagaaaaaaagggagacaaggGCCGCGAGAAGGCCCTGTCTGCGACGCACTcggcggaggaagagaaggagaaaggggacAAGGGCGCGGGCGAACGGCCTGGAAGCCGAAGGTCGTCGGGCCTCGGCGTTCCCgaccgcgagaagaagagagagaaagccagaggcgaggagcgacAAGAGGGCGAGCAgagggagcgagagagcgaaggaggagatacggcggaggggaagaaagacgcgaaggaagaggaggagaaacgacgagaaaACAGTCCAGGAAGTCatcgaaagaaaaaggaagaccgACGCTTCTCGGAAGGAAGCAAAAATGGAGCCTTGGCGCACACCAACCGGTCAGGCCCGAAGGATGGGCGACAGAGGGCGAGGCATCGGTAA